One segment of Synechocystis sp. PCC 7509 DNA contains the following:
- a CDS encoding ISAs1 family transposase, whose protein sequence is MGANLITSLQEIRDFRASQGRRYPLWLILLLVIMGTISGCRSYYALEDFGARHYGTVSEKLGLTVTRLPSDTTFRRILQKLDFQTLAQQFEQWVNSTFTLEPNEWVAIDGKSIRGTVTEPGTAYQNFVSLVSVYSHQQGVVLAAQQFEFASQ, encoded by the coding sequence ATGGGGGCGAACTTAATCACTTCACTCCAGGAAATTAGAGATTTTCGAGCATCTCAAGGTAGACGTTATCCTCTATGGCTAATTTTGCTATTAGTAATTATGGGAACGATAAGTGGATGCCGAAGTTACTACGCCCTAGAAGACTTTGGGGCGCGCCACTATGGGACAGTGAGTGAGAAATTAGGACTAACAGTAACTCGCCTGCCATCAGATACTACTTTTCGCCGCATCTTACAAAAGCTCGATTTTCAAACATTGGCACAGCAGTTTGAGCAATGGGTTAACAGCACATTTACTCTCGAACCTAATGAGTGGGTGGCAATAGACGGCAAAAGTATTAGAGGAACGGTCACAGAACCGGGAACAGCTTACCAAAACTTTGTTTCTTTGGTTTCAGTTTATAGCCATCAACAAGGAGTCGTGCTTGCCGCCCAACAGTTTGAATTCGCTTCACAATAG
- a CDS encoding ISAs1 family transposase → MKVFTELKNIDLDWVGVQSLIQVERIGIRSGKKYLQTNHYISSLVSQATTFANGIRQHWGIENRLHWVKDVIFGEDNAPLSNYNAATNWSIIRNIAINLARFSGYDSLTKAERFLAHDIDKLFLLLE, encoded by the coding sequence GTGAAAGTCTTCACTGAACTCAAGAACATTGACCTTGATTGGGTAGGAGTACAAAGCTTGATTCAAGTAGAACGCATCGGCATCCGCTCAGGAAAGAAATATTTACAGACTAATCATTACATTAGCTCCTTAGTTTCACAGGCTACTACCTTTGCCAATGGGATTCGTCAGCATTGGGGAATTGAGAATCGCCTGCACTGGGTCAAAGATGTGATTTTTGGTGAAGATAATGCGCCGTTGAGTAACTATAATGCTGCCACCAACTGGTCTATTATTCGCAATATCGCCATCAATCTTGCTCGTTTCAGTGGATATGACTCTCTGACAAAGGCGGAACGATTTCTTGCCCATGACATCGACAAGCTATTTTTACTTCTAGAATGA
- a CDS encoding glycosyltransferase family 2 protein: MVTVSVVIPTYNSLTYLPKTVESVLNQTFTDFEVIIIDDGSSDNTQEWISNLEDPRIKTVVQANQGVAVARNIGIAVSSGDYIAFLDSDDLWKPTKLEKQVQCLEANPGIGLVNTWIENIDKQGNYLATVPAPEAEGNVWNQIIEENLVLCGSVPMIRRCCFESVGEFDSNLLSAEDWDMWIRIAANCSFALIREPLVSYRQHLQSKSNNIEKHLLHRLRTIDKTFESVPLPLQHLKDRAYGRAYLAIAWKPLLQKDYKTANTYRKQSLIYFPELRNSANYKRLTLLTWAKQLLGDKIYTFLKRSILQHSLIPLQL; this comes from the coding sequence ATGGTGACTGTTTCAGTAGTTATTCCTACTTACAATTCCCTAACTTACTTACCAAAAACAGTAGAAAGCGTCCTTAACCAAACTTTCACTGATTTTGAGGTAATAATTATTGATGATGGAAGTTCGGATAATACACAAGAGTGGATTAGTAATCTTGAAGACCCACGAATAAAAACAGTAGTTCAAGCTAATCAAGGTGTAGCTGTAGCTCGAAACATTGGGATTGCTGTTTCTTCAGGAGATTACATAGCTTTTTTAGACAGCGACGATTTGTGGAAGCCAACAAAACTAGAAAAACAAGTGCAGTGCTTAGAGGCAAATCCTGGTATAGGTTTAGTTAATACTTGGATCGAAAATATAGACAAACAAGGCAATTATTTAGCTACTGTACCTGCCCCAGAAGCAGAGGGCAATGTCTGGAATCAGATAATCGAAGAAAATTTAGTTTTATGCGGTAGCGTGCCAATGATTCGTCGCTGTTGCTTTGAATCTGTTGGGGAATTTGACTCTAATTTGCTTTCGGCAGAAGATTGGGATATGTGGATTCGGATTGCGGCAAATTGTTCTTTTGCTTTAATTAGAGAACCTCTAGTTTCCTACCGCCAGCATCTTCAAAGCAAGTCCAATAACATAGAAAAACATTTATTGCATAGACTCAGAACAATTGATAAGACGTTTGAATCTGTTCCTTTGCCATTACAACACTTAAAAGATCGAGCCTATGGGCGTGCGTATTTAGCAATAGCCTGGAAACCTCTGCTGCAAAAAGATTATAAAACAGCGAATACCTATCGCAAACAGTCGCTAATCTACTTTCCAGAGCTACGCAACAGCGCTAACTACAAGCGATTGACTTTACTAACCTGGGCAAAACAATTGTTGGGCGATAAAATCTACACTTTTTTAAAAAGATCGATACTGCAACACAGCCTCATACCATTACAGTTGTAG
- a CDS encoding Dabb family protein: MPQVHHMVLLKFKQDVNDTTIAEVLQAVEELKQSIPGINYCSSGAYSSPEGFNKGFTHGFLTTFESAAARDFYLPHPKHEIVKNALFAILEDAVAFDFVAE, from the coding sequence ATGCCTCAAGTTCATCACATGGTGCTGCTCAAATTTAAACAAGATGTGAACGACACGACAATCGCTGAAGTTCTGCAAGCAGTTGAGGAATTAAAGCAGTCTATTCCTGGAATTAATTACTGTTCTAGCGGTGCTTATTCCAGTCCTGAAGGATTTAACAAAGGCTTTACGCATGGCTTTCTCACCACTTTTGAAAGCGCAGCAGCACGCGACTTCTATCTACCGCATCCCAAGCACGAAATTGTTAAAAACGCCTTGTTTGCTATTCTCGAAGACGCTGTTGCTTTTGATTTTGTTGCCGAGTGA
- a CDS encoding NAD(P)/FAD-dependent oxidoreductase, producing the protein MNYGRSHWLKSATAQKFSIVVIGAGFGGLQAAKSLARSGKDVLLIDRNNYHTFVPLLYQVATAQIEPELIAYPVRTILRRRYGHFLMAEVEQIDFSERVIRTDRLDIQYNYLVVATGSQTQYLGVAGAAEFALPLRTLEEAVTLRDRIFACFEAASRLEPEHRQHLLTFAIVGGGATGVEIVGAFVELLRSRIRREYPSLNWREVKLSLLQASDRLLTELPAKLGLAAQKYLQKLGVDVRLETRVKQISDTEVYLSDGQKISTATVIWVAGLEAAIPDLSEELLKSSKGKLLVRPTLQSLTYPNVYAIGDAAYVEQANKPLSGVAPEALQQGVTVAQNITRQLRGQEPKPFRYFNKGRLAIIGCYSGVGLIGKWKVTGFLAWIMWLGVHLVYLPGLRNRLVVLLCWLQTYLLRDRPVRLIMSPRRLLATEVISKYLGRK; encoded by the coding sequence ATGAATTATGGGCGATCGCACTGGCTCAAATCGGCAACAGCGCAAAAGTTTTCCATTGTAGTTATTGGTGCGGGGTTTGGTGGTCTGCAAGCGGCGAAATCTTTAGCTCGTTCTGGCAAAGATGTTTTACTCATCGATCGCAATAACTATCACACTTTTGTGCCGTTGCTGTACCAGGTGGCAACAGCACAGATAGAACCGGAACTTATTGCTTACCCGGTGCGGACTATTTTGCGTCGTCGCTACGGTCATTTTCTCATGGCAGAAGTGGAACAAATTGATTTTTCCGAGCGAGTTATCCGCACAGATAGATTAGATATCCAATACAATTATTTGGTGGTAGCAACAGGAAGTCAAACGCAGTATTTAGGAGTTGCTGGAGCGGCAGAATTTGCATTGCCCTTACGGACATTAGAGGAGGCGGTGACACTGCGCGATCGCATTTTCGCTTGCTTTGAAGCTGCCTCTCGACTCGAACCAGAACATCGTCAGCATTTACTTACCTTTGCGATTGTGGGTGGTGGTGCTACTGGAGTAGAAATAGTTGGGGCTTTTGTGGAATTGTTACGCAGCCGCATCCGCCGCGAGTATCCTAGTTTAAACTGGCGCGAAGTTAAATTAAGTCTATTGCAAGCGAGCGATCGCTTACTTACAGAATTGCCTGCTAAACTTGGTCTGGCTGCACAAAAGTATCTGCAAAAACTAGGGGTTGATGTTCGTCTGGAAACGCGCGTTAAACAAATTTCAGATACAGAAGTCTACCTCAGTGATGGTCAAAAAATCTCCACCGCTACTGTTATTTGGGTAGCGGGTTTGGAAGCAGCAATTCCTGACTTATCGGAGGAGCTTTTAAAGTCAAGTAAAGGCAAGTTGCTTGTTAGACCAACTTTACAATCCCTTACCTATCCAAATGTCTATGCAATTGGTGATGCGGCTTACGTCGAACAAGCAAATAAACCCTTAAGTGGTGTCGCGCCAGAAGCTCTCCAGCAAGGTGTTACCGTAGCTCAAAATATTACCAGGCAACTGCGCGGTCAAGAGCCAAAACCATTTCGCTATTTTAATAAAGGGAGATTAGCGATCATTGGTTGTTATTCAGGAGTTGGTTTAATTGGCAAATGGAAAGTTACAGGTTTTCTCGCGTGGATTATGTGGCTGGGAGTGCATTTAGTATATTTGCCTGGATTGCGAAATCGATTGGTTGTGCTTCTCTGTTGGCTGCAAACCTATCTGTTACGCGATCGCCCAGTGCGCTTAATTATGTCACCCCGTCGCCTCCTAGCAACGGAAGTTATCAGCAAATATTTAGGACGTAAATAA
- a CDS encoding DoxX family protein — protein sequence MLDKTTTGFKPKDLALAHLFLRLLLGVNFFNHGFTRIGNIPGFVEETVKTLEGSYFPEPLVRINAFLVPIIELVVGILITLGLSTRLALVVTFALMVMLMMGVTSVQNWQAAGSQLVYGIVLFILLATCQYNVFSLDRWWRNRNKAKTTADMRQEVPPYSS from the coding sequence ATGCTAGACAAAACAACTACTGGTTTCAAACCCAAGGACCTCGCCCTAGCTCACTTATTCTTACGATTGCTTCTTGGTGTCAACTTTTTCAATCATGGCTTTACCCGCATTGGCAATATTCCCGGCTTTGTGGAAGAAACCGTTAAAACCCTGGAAGGTTCGTATTTCCCCGAACCTTTAGTACGCATCAATGCCTTTTTAGTGCCAATTATTGAGTTAGTGGTAGGCATTTTAATTACTTTAGGACTCTCAACCCGCCTAGCTTTAGTGGTAACGTTTGCCTTAATGGTCATGCTGATGATGGGTGTAACATCGGTACAAAATTGGCAAGCCGCCGGAAGCCAACTTGTTTATGGCATTGTGCTATTTATTTTGCTGGCAACGTGCCAATATAATGTTTTTTCCTTAGATCGCTGGTGGCGTAACCGAAATAAAGCTAAAACTACCGCAGATATGCGTCAAGAAGTACCACCCTATTCCAGTTAA
- a CDS encoding helix-turn-helix domain-containing protein, whose protein sequence is MVKAYARGDTSIRKLAAKFDVSKAFVQRVVKQKKLTGHVQPKKQGGAMKSELEEYSMELAQMVENYPDATLSEYCEHWGETYSSWYSTSTMCRALQKQQLTRKKRRYAALKQQRRECKSSEASIGSKLRILNLTI, encoded by the coding sequence GTGGTCAAAGCCTATGCGCGAGGAGACACATCTATTCGGAAGTTAGCAGCCAAATTCGATGTGAGTAAAGCATTTGTCCAAAGAGTGGTGAAACAGAAGAAGCTGACTGGTCATGTGCAACCAAAAAAACAGGGCGGCGCAATGAAGAGTGAGTTGGAGGAATACTCAATGGAACTTGCTCAAATGGTGGAAAATTATCCAGATGCAACGCTAAGTGAATATTGTGAGCATTGGGGAGAAACTTACTCTTCTTGGTACAGCACCAGTACAATGTGCCGCGCCTTACAAAAACAGCAGTTGACGCGAAAAAAAAGACGTTACGCAGCACTCAAGCAGCAACGGAGAGAGTGCAAAAGCTCAGAGGCGAGTATTGGCAGCAAGTTAAGAATATTGAACCTCACAATCTAG
- a CDS encoding IS630 family transposase translates to MQKLRGEYWQQVKNIEPHNLVFLDETGVMLGLTRTYARSPRGSRVYDLKPFYRGLRVTVIGAISLTGVVALMTLDGAMDGDAFKVFIEKCLVPQLWAGAVVVMDNLPAHKIASIEPIIKSIGARVLNLSPYSPDFNPIELWWSQLKSFLRQFSPATTNMVDVLLATALDLINPKHLRNWFANCCYCTQ, encoded by the coding sequence GTGCAAAAGCTCAGAGGCGAGTATTGGCAGCAAGTTAAGAATATTGAACCTCACAATCTAGTATTCTTAGATGAAACAGGTGTGATGCTGGGGTTGACCAGAACTTATGCTCGTTCCCCTCGTGGTAGTAGAGTGTATGATTTAAAACCTTTCTATCGAGGTCTAAGGGTAACGGTGATTGGTGCAATTAGTTTAACTGGTGTTGTGGCATTAATGACTCTAGATGGGGCGATGGATGGTGATGCTTTTAAAGTCTTTATTGAAAAGTGTTTAGTGCCGCAATTATGGGCAGGGGCAGTGGTGGTCATGGACAATCTTCCCGCTCACAAAATCGCTTCAATTGAACCAATAATTAAATCTATCGGTGCAAGGGTACTTAATTTGTCCCCATATTCTCCAGACTTCAACCCTATTGAACTATGGTGGTCGCAGCTCAAGTCTTTCTTACGTCAATTTTCTCCTGCTACTACAAACATGGTTGATGTCCTCCTGGCCACTGCTCTTGATTTAATCAATCCCAAACATTTACGCAACTGGTTTGCCAACTGTTGTTACTGTACTCAATAA
- a CDS encoding glycoside hydrolase family 15 protein, translating into MLIIQNKKILDLIRNEYTVEEIHEVIEFLKNKNTFDFCSLSTGLFPAALTRHETQYTGYKYVWVRDNIYVAYAHYVIGDFDVSIKCLSSLIKYFKSYRYRFEKIIENPNLANDIIQRPHVRFDGENLQEVDEKWSHAQNDALGYFLWLYCKLLNEELLKLEKEDIEIIALFPLYFDAISYWKDKDSGHWEEERKIEASSVGVVKAGLEALRQALIELPSVSSYLAYKDRLITLDFLNELIQNGTKVLHEILPYECKEPSSNVRRYDSALLFLIYPLKIIDGAIADRVLQDVIDHLQGDYGVKRYIRDSFWAADYKKKLSPQQRTIDVSDDMSYRNSLIQEGQEAQWCIFDPIISVIFGAKFKETNQDEFLKQQIFYLNRSLGQLTGEECEAGEFKCPELYYIEDNKYIPNDVTPLLWTQANLRIALKKMEESLCLYHHKTLQ; encoded by the coding sequence ATGTTGATTATACAAAATAAAAAGATTCTCGACTTGATAAGAAATGAATACACAGTGGAAGAAATCCATGAAGTTATTGAATTTTTGAAAAACAAAAATACATTTGATTTCTGTTCACTCTCGACAGGATTATTTCCTGCTGCTCTGACCAGACACGAAACTCAATATACTGGTTATAAGTACGTTTGGGTAAGAGATAACATTTATGTTGCATATGCTCATTATGTTATTGGAGACTTTGATGTATCAATTAAATGCCTTAGTTCTTTAATAAAGTATTTTAAAAGCTATAGATACCGATTTGAGAAAATTATAGAAAATCCAAACCTAGCCAATGATATTATACAACGACCCCATGTAAGATTCGATGGAGAGAATTTGCAGGAGGTAGATGAAAAATGGTCTCATGCTCAAAACGATGCATTAGGTTATTTCCTGTGGCTCTACTGCAAATTATTAAACGAGGAGCTTTTAAAGCTAGAAAAAGAGGATATTGAGATTATTGCACTTTTTCCTTTATATTTCGATGCTATTTCTTATTGGAAGGATAAGGATAGTGGTCATTGGGAGGAAGAACGGAAAATAGAGGCTTCGAGTGTTGGTGTTGTTAAAGCAGGGCTAGAAGCGCTTCGACAAGCATTGATTGAATTGCCCAGTGTATCAAGTTACCTTGCTTACAAAGACAGACTCATTACTCTTGATTTTCTAAACGAACTGATTCAAAATGGTACAAAAGTGCTACATGAAATTTTGCCATATGAATGTAAAGAACCAAGTTCTAATGTAAGAAGGTATGACTCTGCCTTACTATTTCTCATATACCCTTTGAAAATTATTGATGGTGCAATTGCCGATCGAGTTCTTCAGGATGTAATTGACCATCTTCAAGGCGATTATGGAGTCAAAAGATATATTCGAGATTCTTTTTGGGCTGCTGATTATAAGAAAAAGCTTTCTCCCCAGCAAAGAACTATTGATGTAAGTGACGATATGTCATATCGCAACTCATTAATTCAAGAAGGTCAAGAAGCTCAATGGTGCATTTTTGATCCTATTATTTCAGTAATTTTTGGAGCTAAGTTCAAAGAGACAAATCAAGATGAGTTTCTGAAGCAACAAATATTTTACTTAAACCGTTCTTTGGGACAGCTAACGGGAGAAGAATGTGAAGCGGGCGAGTTTAAATGTCCAGAACTTTATTACATTGAAGACAATAAATATATTCCTAATGATGTTACTCCACTTCTCTGGACGCAAGCTAATTTGAGGATTGCACTAAAAAAAATGGAAGAGAGCCTATGTTTGTATCACCATAAAACATTACAGTAA
- a CDS encoding tyrosine-type recombinase/integrase, giving the protein MPKSVDDFSTYVQTDNNAISHSSASITPTEGLLDLWLHGKSPHTQRYYRREALKFLGVVNKPIDSITLADIQGYSTALHQSSLAVSSVARAIAAIKSLFTFAHQKTGLLKANPAGAVTLPKVKDSLAERILPEWVVQTMIGLEQNKRNRALLKLLYVAGLRVSEVTQLQWFSLQPRDVGGQVLVYGKGGKTRAIKLPASLWQELQSLRGDAAIGEPVFTSRKKKGHLKEMQVNRIVKAAAKRVPGLEEAVADAVSPHWLRHAHASHAMDRGAPVHLVKETLGHANIATTGRYLHARPTDSSSLYLES; this is encoded by the coding sequence GTGCCTAAATCCGTGGATGATTTTTCAACTTATGTGCAAACCGACAATAACGCGATCTCTCACTCCAGTGCGTCAATTACTCCTACGGAGGGGTTGCTTGACCTTTGGCTTCACGGTAAATCACCCCATACGCAGCGTTACTATCGCCGCGAAGCATTAAAGTTTCTGGGGGTTGTAAATAAACCCATTGATTCGATAACCTTAGCTGATATTCAGGGCTATTCCACTGCACTGCATCAAAGCTCCCTGGCTGTTTCTTCTGTTGCTAGGGCGATCGCGGCAATTAAATCTCTGTTTACTTTCGCTCATCAAAAAACGGGGTTGCTGAAAGCTAACCCCGCCGGAGCGGTAACTCTGCCCAAGGTGAAGGATTCCTTGGCAGAACGGATTTTACCAGAATGGGTGGTACAAACGATGATTGGTTTAGAACAGAATAAGCGCAACCGAGCGTTACTGAAGCTACTGTATGTTGCAGGGCTAAGGGTGTCAGAGGTGACGCAATTGCAGTGGTTCTCGCTGCAACCAAGGGATGTTGGGGGACAGGTGTTGGTCTACGGTAAAGGTGGTAAAACACGAGCAATTAAGCTGCCTGCATCACTTTGGCAGGAATTGCAATCATTGCGGGGTGATGCGGCAATTGGTGAACCAGTGTTTACTAGCCGTAAGAAAAAGGGGCATTTGAAGGAGATGCAGGTCAATCGCATTGTCAAAGCTGCGGCGAAAAGAGTGCCAGGATTAGAGGAGGCTGTAGCTGACGCTGTATCACCGCACTGGCTGCGTCATGCTCATGCCAGTCATGCAATGGATCGGGGCGCTCCGGTTCACTTGGTCAAAGAAACATTGGGTCATGCCAATATTGCTACAACTGGGCGCTATCTTCATGCGCGACCAACTGATAGCTCTAGTTTATATTTAGAATCTTGA
- a CDS encoding TniQ family protein, which produces MSCNKKLLRRPRPYPMESLAGYIIRLTENNHYPSVNWIFQMSGLKKRGMYANVFSPTIDNLSQLCLLSETEEDVLWSMAFPCVTQTCFPTFNTIQVFGNVVSPYALKKNYVKLCPICLNESAYYRQIWNLSIFTSCPFHQCLLIDRCPQCQRGISWSGASVVKCKCQFDWRSIQPKSIESEQLNLSIHVYKLCQSPSNCLSNNQNLLANNLVERLDLKHLITLLDALARFCQIPAIKQSLFVQDSCQLSPDNSDIYFNYIWGLFKNWPDFFFNSLRNMKFI; this is translated from the coding sequence TTGTCTTGTAATAAAAAACTTCTGCGTAGACCTCGCCCTTACCCAATGGAGAGTCTAGCTGGCTATATTATCCGACTTACTGAGAATAATCATTATCCTTCGGTTAATTGGATTTTTCAAATGTCTGGTTTAAAGAAAAGAGGAATGTATGCAAATGTATTCAGTCCTACAATAGATAATTTATCTCAACTGTGTCTCCTATCTGAAACAGAAGAAGATGTATTATGGTCAATGGCATTTCCTTGTGTCACCCAAACTTGCTTTCCAACTTTTAATACAATTCAGGTATTTGGAAATGTTGTCTCACCTTATGCTTTGAAGAAAAATTATGTAAAACTTTGTCCAATTTGTTTGAATGAATCAGCTTATTATCGTCAAATTTGGAATTTATCTATTTTTACCTCTTGTCCATTTCATCAGTGTTTACTAATTGATAGATGTCCGCAGTGCCAGCGAGGGATTAGCTGGTCTGGAGCTTCAGTAGTCAAATGTAAATGCCAATTTGACTGGCGCTCGATTCAACCAAAATCTATTGAGAGCGAACAGCTTAATTTATCTATTCATGTGTATAAGCTTTGCCAATCACCTAGTAATTGCTTAAGCAATAATCAAAATTTATTAGCTAATAATCTAGTTGAGCGACTTGACTTAAAGCACCTTATTACTCTTTTAGACGCTCTTGCTAGATTTTGTCAAATTCCTGCTATTAAACAAAGTCTCTTCGTTCAGGATAGCTGTCAGCTTTCCCCGGATAATTCTGATATTTATTTCAACTATATTTGGGGGTTATTTAAAAATTGGCCCGATTTTTTTTTCAACTCATTGAGGAATATGAAATTTATTTGA
- a CDS encoding TniB family NTP-binding protein — protein sequence MDWKERLYIANNIYVAYPRFKEILSAIDDCHHFSDLKDEPECLFLKGETGTGKTTILKSYAQAYPRQETPYGSIVPLLSISIPSPATVKSVVSKLLWELGDPAYDKGTTSNQTIRLIGLMKECEVSLVFLDEFQHFIDRDSAKVLKTVSDWLKNLILDTKVPVVLVGLPEAEAVFRFNSQLSRRFANRHNLSSFSWSNDEGREFRTFLHAVESQLPLISSSNLAQLEMALRFYYASDGVIAYVMKLVRYGTHLALKQGQEKLDFPILARAFEKYVKADKFHKSNPFITDNFLLDTENYPFEKQNFNKVEATNQRIQPKKKKLKASDVLHK from the coding sequence ATGGACTGGAAAGAGAGATTATACATTGCTAATAATATTTATGTTGCCTACCCTCGGTTTAAGGAAATTTTATCAGCGATAGATGATTGTCATCATTTTTCTGACCTTAAAGATGAACCTGAATGTTTATTTTTAAAAGGAGAAACTGGAACTGGTAAAACTACTATTCTCAAGAGTTACGCTCAAGCTTATCCAAGGCAAGAAACGCCCTATGGTAGCATTGTTCCATTACTATCTATATCAATTCCTTCTCCGGCAACAGTTAAAAGTGTTGTAAGTAAACTACTTTGGGAATTGGGAGATCCAGCTTACGATAAGGGAACCACAAGTAATCAAACTATTAGACTAATTGGATTGATGAAAGAATGTGAGGTATCTCTGGTTTTTTTAGATGAGTTTCAGCATTTTATTGATCGAGATTCAGCTAAAGTACTTAAAACGGTATCAGACTGGTTGAAAAATTTAATTTTAGATACCAAAGTCCCAGTAGTTCTTGTTGGACTACCTGAAGCTGAAGCTGTTTTTAGATTTAACTCTCAACTAAGCCGGAGGTTTGCTAATAGACATAATCTTAGTTCTTTTTCTTGGTCAAATGATGAAGGAAGAGAATTCCGTACTTTTTTGCACGCAGTAGAATCACAGCTTCCTTTGATATCAAGCTCAAATTTAGCTCAGTTAGAAATGGCTCTGCGTTTTTACTATGCCTCTGACGGAGTTATTGCTTACGTGATGAAGTTAGTTCGTTATGGAACGCATTTAGCTTTAAAACAAGGTCAAGAAAAACTTGATTTTCCAATATTAGCTAGAGCTTTTGAGAAGTATGTAAAAGCTGACAAGTTTCATAAATCGAATCCTTTTATTACCGATAATTTCCTTCTAGATACAGAAAATTATCCCTTTGAAAAACAAAATTTTAACAAGGTAGAAGCTACTAATCAGAGAATTCAACCGAAGAAGAAGAAGCTTAAGGCTTCTGATGTTTTACATAAATAA